In Rattus rattus isolate New Zealand chromosome 9, Rrattus_CSIRO_v1, whole genome shotgun sequence, a genomic segment contains:
- the Znf207 gene encoding BUB3-interacting and GLEBS motif-containing protein ZNF207 isoform X3: MGRKKKKQLKPWCWYCNRDFDDEKILIQHQKAKHFKCHICHKKLYTGPGLAIHCMQVHKETIDAVPNAIPGRTDIELEIYGMEGIPEKDMDERRRLLEQKTQESQKKKQQDDSDEYDDDESAASTSFQPQPVQPQQGYIPPMAQPGLPPVPGAPGMPPGIPPLMPGVPPLMPGMPPVMPGMPPGLHHQRKYTQSFCGENIMMPMGGMMPPGPGIPPLMPGMPPGMPPPVPRPGIPPMTQAQAVSAPGILNRPPAPTAAVPAPQPPVTKPLFPSAGQMGTPVTSSSTASSNSESLSASSKALFPSTAQAQAAVQGPVGTDFKPLNSTPAATTTEPPKPTFPAYTQSTASTTSTTNSTAAKPAASITSKPATLTTTSATSKLIHPDEDISLEERRAQLPKYQRNLPRPGQTPIGNPPVGPIGGMMPPQPGIPQQQGMRPPMPPHGQYGGHHQGMPGYLPGAMPPYGQGPPMVPPYQGF; this comes from the exons GTATTGTAACAGAGATTTTGATGATGAGAAGATCCTTATACAGCACCAAAAAGCAAAGCATTTTAAATGCCACATATGTCATAAGAAATTGTACACAGGACCTGGTTTAGCTATTCATTGCATGCAG gtacatAAAGAAACCATAGATGCAGTACCAAATGCAATACCTGGGAGAACAGACATAGAATTGGAAATATATGGCATGGAAGGTATTCCAGAAAAGGATATGGATGAAAGACGGCGACTTCTTGAACAGAAAACACAAG AGagtcaaaaaaagaaacaacaagatGATTCTGACGAATATGATGACGACGAATCTGCAGCCTCGACTTCCTTTCAGCCACAGCCTGTTCAACCTCAGCAAGGTTATATCCCACCAATGGCTCAGCCAGGactgcctccagttcctggggcACCAGGAATGCCTCCAG GCATACCTCCCTTGATGCCCGGTGTTCCTCCCCTGATGCCAGGCATGCCCCCAGTTATGCCAGGAATGCCACCTGG ATTGCATCATCAGAGAAAATACACCCAGTCATTTTGCGGTGAAAACAT AATGATGCCAATGGGTGGAATGATGCCACCTGGACCTGGAATACCACCTCTGATGCCGGGTATGCCACCAG GTATGCCCCCACCTGTTCCACGTCCTGGAATTCCTCCAATGACTCAAGCACAGGCTGTTTCAGCACCAGGTATTCTCAATCGACCACCTGCACCGACAGCAGCAGTACCCGCTCCACAGCCTCCAGTTACTAAGCctcttttccccagtgctggacaG ATGGGGACACCTGTAACAAGCTCAAGTACAGCTTCATCCAATTCAGAAAGTCTGTCTGCATCTTCTAAAGCTCTGTTTCCTAGCACAGCACAA GCTCAGGCAGCTGTCCAAGGACCTGTTGGTACAGATTTTAAGCCCTTAAATAGTACCCCTGCAGCAACGACTACAGAACCCCCGAAGCCTACATTCCCTGCTTATACACAGTCTACAGCTTCAACCACTAGTACAACAAACAGTACTGCAGCTAAACCAGCAGCTTCAATAACAAGTAAGCCTGCTACACTGACAACCACCAGTGCAACCAGTAAGTTGATCCATCCAGATGAGGATATATCACTG gaagaaagaagggcaCAGTTACCTAAATATCAGCGAAATCTTCCTCGACCAGGACAAACTCCGATTGGTAATCCACCAGTTGGACCAATTGGGGGCATGATGCCACCACAGCCAGGCATACCACAGCAGCAAGGAATGAGGCCTCCAAtgccacctcatg GTCAGTATGGTGGTCACCATCAAGGAATGCCTGGTTATCTTCCTGGCGCTATGCCACCATATGGACAGGGACCACCAATGGTGCCCCCTTACCAAG GTTTTTAG
- the Znf207 gene encoding BUB3-interacting and GLEBS motif-containing protein ZNF207 isoform X2, with translation MGRKKKKQLKPWCWYCNRDFDDEKILIQHQKAKHFKCHICHKKLYTGPGLAIHCMQVHKETIDAVPNAIPGRTDIELEIYGMEGIPEKDMDERRRLLEQKTQESQKKKQQDDSDEYDDDESAASTSFQPQPVQPQQGYIPPMAQPGLPPVPGAPGMPPGIPPLMPGVPPLMPGMPPVMPGMPPGMMPMGGMMPPGPGIPPLMPGMPPGMPPPVPRPGIPPMTQAQAVSAPGILNRPPAPTAAVPAPQPPVTKPLFPSAGQMGTPVTSSSTASSNSESLSASSKALFPSTAQAQAAVQGPVGTDFKPLNSTPAATTTEPPKPTFPAYTQSTASTTSTTNSTAAKPAASITSKPATLTTTSATSKLIHPDEDISLEERRAQLPKYQRNLPRPGQTPIGNPPVGPIGGMMPPQPGIPQQQGMRPPMPPHGQYGGHHQGMPGYLPGAMPPYGQGPPMVPPYQGGPPRPPMGMRPPVMSQGGRY, from the exons GTATTGTAACAGAGATTTTGATGATGAGAAGATCCTTATACAGCACCAAAAAGCAAAGCATTTTAAATGCCACATATGTCATAAGAAATTGTACACAGGACCTGGTTTAGCTATTCATTGCATGCAG gtacatAAAGAAACCATAGATGCAGTACCAAATGCAATACCTGGGAGAACAGACATAGAATTGGAAATATATGGCATGGAAGGTATTCCAGAAAAGGATATGGATGAAAGACGGCGACTTCTTGAACAGAAAACACAAG AGagtcaaaaaaagaaacaacaagatGATTCTGACGAATATGATGACGACGAATCTGCAGCCTCGACTTCCTTTCAGCCACAGCCTGTTCAACCTCAGCAAGGTTATATCCCACCAATGGCTCAGCCAGGactgcctccagttcctggggcACCAGGAATGCCTCCAG GCATACCTCCCTTGATGCCCGGTGTTCCTCCCCTGATGCCAGGCATGCCCCCAGTTATGCCAGGAATGCCACCTGG AATGATGCCAATGGGTGGAATGATGCCACCTGGACCTGGAATACCACCTCTGATGCCGGGTATGCCACCAG GTATGCCCCCACCTGTTCCACGTCCTGGAATTCCTCCAATGACTCAAGCACAGGCTGTTTCAGCACCAGGTATTCTCAATCGACCACCTGCACCGACAGCAGCAGTACCCGCTCCACAGCCTCCAGTTACTAAGCctcttttccccagtgctggacaG ATGGGGACACCTGTAACAAGCTCAAGTACAGCTTCATCCAATTCAGAAAGTCTGTCTGCATCTTCTAAAGCTCTGTTTCCTAGCACAGCACAA GCTCAGGCAGCTGTCCAAGGACCTGTTGGTACAGATTTTAAGCCCTTAAATAGTACCCCTGCAGCAACGACTACAGAACCCCCGAAGCCTACATTCCCTGCTTATACACAGTCTACAGCTTCAACCACTAGTACAACAAACAGTACTGCAGCTAAACCAGCAGCTTCAATAACAAGTAAGCCTGCTACACTGACAACCACCAGTGCAACCAGTAAGTTGATCCATCCAGATGAGGATATATCACTG gaagaaagaagggcaCAGTTACCTAAATATCAGCGAAATCTTCCTCGACCAGGACAAACTCCGATTGGTAATCCACCAGTTGGACCAATTGGGGGCATGATGCCACCACAGCCAGGCATACCACAGCAGCAAGGAATGAGGCCTCCAAtgccacctcatg GTCAGTATGGTGGTCACCATCAAGGAATGCCTGGTTATCTTCCTGGCGCTATGCCACCATATGGACAGGGACCACCAATGGTGCCCCCTTACCAAGGTGGGCCTCCTCGACCTCCAATGGGAATGAGACCTCCTGTAATGTCGCAAGGTGGCCGTTACTGA
- the Znf207 gene encoding BUB3-interacting and GLEBS motif-containing protein ZNF207 isoform X1, with the protein MGRKKKKQLKPWCWYCNRDFDDEKILIQHQKAKHFKCHICHKKLYTGPGLAIHCMQVHKETIDAVPNAIPGRTDIELEIYGMEGIPEKDMDERRRLLEQKTQESQKKKQQDDSDEYDDDESAASTSFQPQPVQPQQGYIPPMAQPGLPPVPGAPGMPPGIPPLMPGVPPLMPGMPPVMPGMPPGLHHQRKYTQSFCGENIMMPMGGMMPPGPGIPPLMPGMPPGMPPPVPRPGIPPMTQAQAVSAPGILNRPPAPTAAVPAPQPPVTKPLFPSAGQMGTPVTSSSTASSNSESLSASSKALFPSTAQAQAAVQGPVGTDFKPLNSTPAATTTEPPKPTFPAYTQSTASTTSTTNSTAAKPAASITSKPATLTTTSATSKLIHPDEDISLEERRAQLPKYQRNLPRPGQTPIGNPPVGPIGGMMPPQPGIPQQQGMRPPMPPHGQYGGHHQGMPGYLPGAMPPYGQGPPMVPPYQGGPPRPPMGMRPPVMSQGGRY; encoded by the exons GTATTGTAACAGAGATTTTGATGATGAGAAGATCCTTATACAGCACCAAAAAGCAAAGCATTTTAAATGCCACATATGTCATAAGAAATTGTACACAGGACCTGGTTTAGCTATTCATTGCATGCAG gtacatAAAGAAACCATAGATGCAGTACCAAATGCAATACCTGGGAGAACAGACATAGAATTGGAAATATATGGCATGGAAGGTATTCCAGAAAAGGATATGGATGAAAGACGGCGACTTCTTGAACAGAAAACACAAG AGagtcaaaaaaagaaacaacaagatGATTCTGACGAATATGATGACGACGAATCTGCAGCCTCGACTTCCTTTCAGCCACAGCCTGTTCAACCTCAGCAAGGTTATATCCCACCAATGGCTCAGCCAGGactgcctccagttcctggggcACCAGGAATGCCTCCAG GCATACCTCCCTTGATGCCCGGTGTTCCTCCCCTGATGCCAGGCATGCCCCCAGTTATGCCAGGAATGCCACCTGG ATTGCATCATCAGAGAAAATACACCCAGTCATTTTGCGGTGAAAACAT AATGATGCCAATGGGTGGAATGATGCCACCTGGACCTGGAATACCACCTCTGATGCCGGGTATGCCACCAG GTATGCCCCCACCTGTTCCACGTCCTGGAATTCCTCCAATGACTCAAGCACAGGCTGTTTCAGCACCAGGTATTCTCAATCGACCACCTGCACCGACAGCAGCAGTACCCGCTCCACAGCCTCCAGTTACTAAGCctcttttccccagtgctggacaG ATGGGGACACCTGTAACAAGCTCAAGTACAGCTTCATCCAATTCAGAAAGTCTGTCTGCATCTTCTAAAGCTCTGTTTCCTAGCACAGCACAA GCTCAGGCAGCTGTCCAAGGACCTGTTGGTACAGATTTTAAGCCCTTAAATAGTACCCCTGCAGCAACGACTACAGAACCCCCGAAGCCTACATTCCCTGCTTATACACAGTCTACAGCTTCAACCACTAGTACAACAAACAGTACTGCAGCTAAACCAGCAGCTTCAATAACAAGTAAGCCTGCTACACTGACAACCACCAGTGCAACCAGTAAGTTGATCCATCCAGATGAGGATATATCACTG gaagaaagaagggcaCAGTTACCTAAATATCAGCGAAATCTTCCTCGACCAGGACAAACTCCGATTGGTAATCCACCAGTTGGACCAATTGGGGGCATGATGCCACCACAGCCAGGCATACCACAGCAGCAAGGAATGAGGCCTCCAAtgccacctcatg GTCAGTATGGTGGTCACCATCAAGGAATGCCTGGTTATCTTCCTGGCGCTATGCCACCATATGGACAGGGACCACCAATGGTGCCCCCTTACCAAGGTGGGCCTCCTCGACCTCCAATGGGAATGAGACCTCCTGTAATGTCGCAAGGTGGCCGTTACTGA
- the Znf207 gene encoding BUB3-interacting and GLEBS motif-containing protein ZNF207 isoform X5, whose protein sequence is MGRKKKKQLKPWCWYCNRDFDDEKILIQHQKAKHFKCHICHKKLYTGPGLAIHCMQVHKETIDAVPNAIPGRTDIELEIYGMEGIPEKDMDERRRLLEQKTQESQKKKQQDDSDEYDDDESAASTSFQPQPVQPQQGYIPPMAQPGLPPVPGAPGMPPGIPPLMPGVPPLMPGMPPVMPGMPPGMMPMGGMMPPGPGIPPLMPGMPPGMPPPVPRPGIPPMTQAQAVSAPGILNRPPAPTAAVPAPQPPVTKPLFPSAGQAQAAVQGPVGTDFKPLNSTPAATTTEPPKPTFPAYTQSTASTTSTTNSTAAKPAASITSKPATLTTTSATSKLIHPDEDISLEERRAQLPKYQRNLPRPGQTPIGNPPVGPIGGMMPPQPGIPQQQGMRPPMPPHGQYGGHHQGMPGYLPGAMPPYGQGPPMVPPYQGGPPRPPMGMRPPVMSQGGRY, encoded by the exons GTATTGTAACAGAGATTTTGATGATGAGAAGATCCTTATACAGCACCAAAAAGCAAAGCATTTTAAATGCCACATATGTCATAAGAAATTGTACACAGGACCTGGTTTAGCTATTCATTGCATGCAG gtacatAAAGAAACCATAGATGCAGTACCAAATGCAATACCTGGGAGAACAGACATAGAATTGGAAATATATGGCATGGAAGGTATTCCAGAAAAGGATATGGATGAAAGACGGCGACTTCTTGAACAGAAAACACAAG AGagtcaaaaaaagaaacaacaagatGATTCTGACGAATATGATGACGACGAATCTGCAGCCTCGACTTCCTTTCAGCCACAGCCTGTTCAACCTCAGCAAGGTTATATCCCACCAATGGCTCAGCCAGGactgcctccagttcctggggcACCAGGAATGCCTCCAG GCATACCTCCCTTGATGCCCGGTGTTCCTCCCCTGATGCCAGGCATGCCCCCAGTTATGCCAGGAATGCCACCTGG AATGATGCCAATGGGTGGAATGATGCCACCTGGACCTGGAATACCACCTCTGATGCCGGGTATGCCACCAG GTATGCCCCCACCTGTTCCACGTCCTGGAATTCCTCCAATGACTCAAGCACAGGCTGTTTCAGCACCAGGTATTCTCAATCGACCACCTGCACCGACAGCAGCAGTACCCGCTCCACAGCCTCCAGTTACTAAGCctcttttccccagtgctggacaG GCTCAGGCAGCTGTCCAAGGACCTGTTGGTACAGATTTTAAGCCCTTAAATAGTACCCCTGCAGCAACGACTACAGAACCCCCGAAGCCTACATTCCCTGCTTATACACAGTCTACAGCTTCAACCACTAGTACAACAAACAGTACTGCAGCTAAACCAGCAGCTTCAATAACAAGTAAGCCTGCTACACTGACAACCACCAGTGCAACCAGTAAGTTGATCCATCCAGATGAGGATATATCACTG gaagaaagaagggcaCAGTTACCTAAATATCAGCGAAATCTTCCTCGACCAGGACAAACTCCGATTGGTAATCCACCAGTTGGACCAATTGGGGGCATGATGCCACCACAGCCAGGCATACCACAGCAGCAAGGAATGAGGCCTCCAAtgccacctcatg GTCAGTATGGTGGTCACCATCAAGGAATGCCTGGTTATCTTCCTGGCGCTATGCCACCATATGGACAGGGACCACCAATGGTGCCCCCTTACCAAGGTGGGCCTCCTCGACCTCCAATGGGAATGAGACCTCCTGTAATGTCGCAAGGTGGCCGTTACTGA
- the Znf207 gene encoding BUB3-interacting and GLEBS motif-containing protein ZNF207 isoform X4: protein MGRKKKKQLKPWCWYCNRDFDDEKILIQHQKAKHFKCHICHKKLYTGPGLAIHCMQVHKETIDAVPNAIPGRTDIELEIYGMEGIPEKDMDERRRLLEQKTQESQKKKQQDDSDEYDDDESAASTSFQPQPVQPQQGYIPPMAQPGLPPVPGAPGMPPGIPPLMPGVPPLMPGMPPVMPGMPPGLHHQRKYTQSFCGENIMMPMGGMMPPGPGIPPLMPGMPPGMPPPVPRPGIPPMTQAQAVSAPGILNRPPAPTAAVPAPQPPVTKPLFPSAGQAQAAVQGPVGTDFKPLNSTPAATTTEPPKPTFPAYTQSTASTTSTTNSTAAKPAASITSKPATLTTTSATSKLIHPDEDISLEERRAQLPKYQRNLPRPGQTPIGNPPVGPIGGMMPPQPGIPQQQGMRPPMPPHGQYGGHHQGMPGYLPGAMPPYGQGPPMVPPYQGGPPRPPMGMRPPVMSQGGRY, encoded by the exons GTATTGTAACAGAGATTTTGATGATGAGAAGATCCTTATACAGCACCAAAAAGCAAAGCATTTTAAATGCCACATATGTCATAAGAAATTGTACACAGGACCTGGTTTAGCTATTCATTGCATGCAG gtacatAAAGAAACCATAGATGCAGTACCAAATGCAATACCTGGGAGAACAGACATAGAATTGGAAATATATGGCATGGAAGGTATTCCAGAAAAGGATATGGATGAAAGACGGCGACTTCTTGAACAGAAAACACAAG AGagtcaaaaaaagaaacaacaagatGATTCTGACGAATATGATGACGACGAATCTGCAGCCTCGACTTCCTTTCAGCCACAGCCTGTTCAACCTCAGCAAGGTTATATCCCACCAATGGCTCAGCCAGGactgcctccagttcctggggcACCAGGAATGCCTCCAG GCATACCTCCCTTGATGCCCGGTGTTCCTCCCCTGATGCCAGGCATGCCCCCAGTTATGCCAGGAATGCCACCTGG ATTGCATCATCAGAGAAAATACACCCAGTCATTTTGCGGTGAAAACAT AATGATGCCAATGGGTGGAATGATGCCACCTGGACCTGGAATACCACCTCTGATGCCGGGTATGCCACCAG GTATGCCCCCACCTGTTCCACGTCCTGGAATTCCTCCAATGACTCAAGCACAGGCTGTTTCAGCACCAGGTATTCTCAATCGACCACCTGCACCGACAGCAGCAGTACCCGCTCCACAGCCTCCAGTTACTAAGCctcttttccccagtgctggacaG GCTCAGGCAGCTGTCCAAGGACCTGTTGGTACAGATTTTAAGCCCTTAAATAGTACCCCTGCAGCAACGACTACAGAACCCCCGAAGCCTACATTCCCTGCTTATACACAGTCTACAGCTTCAACCACTAGTACAACAAACAGTACTGCAGCTAAACCAGCAGCTTCAATAACAAGTAAGCCTGCTACACTGACAACCACCAGTGCAACCAGTAAGTTGATCCATCCAGATGAGGATATATCACTG gaagaaagaagggcaCAGTTACCTAAATATCAGCGAAATCTTCCTCGACCAGGACAAACTCCGATTGGTAATCCACCAGTTGGACCAATTGGGGGCATGATGCCACCACAGCCAGGCATACCACAGCAGCAAGGAATGAGGCCTCCAAtgccacctcatg GTCAGTATGGTGGTCACCATCAAGGAATGCCTGGTTATCTTCCTGGCGCTATGCCACCATATGGACAGGGACCACCAATGGTGCCCCCTTACCAAGGTGGGCCTCCTCGACCTCCAATGGGAATGAGACCTCCTGTAATGTCGCAAGGTGGCCGTTACTGA